Proteins co-encoded in one Cynocephalus volans isolate mCynVol1 chromosome 11, mCynVol1.pri, whole genome shotgun sequence genomic window:
- the STAB1 gene encoding stabilin-1, with the protein MVAPQVLFLLCLLAFCLAGSNFVRGQKVRSKRCDMKTKFVTHMPCTPCTAVKRRACPPGWLRETSERISENCRYEVQLGDSLVSMSGCSPECWKDVVQKACCPGYWGSQCYECPGGAETPCNGHGICLDGIARNGTCMCQENFSGSACQECQDPNRFGPDCQSVCSCVHGVCSHGPRGDGSCLCFAGYTGPHCDQELPVCQALGCPQNSQCSAEAPTCRCLPGYTWQGSECRAPHPCKPSPCYPLAQCSVSPNGQAQCHCPENYHGDGTVCLPQDPCTSNLGGCPSNSTLCLYQKPGKASCLCQPGLVSINHNASAGCFAFCFPHSCDQSATCQVTPDGKTSCVCKEGEVGDGRACYGHLLHEVQKARQTGLVFLRLRVAVAMLDQGCREILTTSGPFTVLVPSTSFISSTFSTSSLSSRTMNASLAQQLCRQHIIAGQHVLEDTGAQNTRRWWTLAGQEITVTFNRFMKYAYKYKDLPQQTFTIHRANYIAANGVFHVVTDLRWQPPSGLLGDPGRTIGQILASMEAFSRFETILENCGLPSILDGPGPFTVFAPSNEAVDSLRDGRLIYLFTVGLSKLQELVRYHLYSHGRLTIEKLISKGRVLTMANQVLAVNISEEGRILLGPEGVPLRRVDVLAANGVIHMLEGILLPPTILPILPKHCNEEQHKIVVGSCVDCQVLNTSTCPPNSVKLDLSPRECVYIHDPTGLNVLKKGCAGYCNQTITKLGCCKGFFGPDCTQCPGGFSNPCYGKGNCSDGVQGNGACHCFPDYKGIACHICSSPNKHGDQCQEDCGCVHGLCDNRPGSGGVCQHGTCAPGFSGRFCNESIGNCEPMGLAQHCHQHARCIRQGGVARCLCLDGFEGNGFSCTPSNPCSHPDRGGCSENAECVPGALGTHHCTCHKGWSGDGRVCVAINECELDTRGGCHANALCSYVGPGQSRCTCKLGFAGDGYQCSPIDPCRAGNGGCHDLATCQAVGGGQRVCTCPSGFGGDGFSCYGDISRELEANAHFSVFYQWFKSASITLPAASKFTALVPSESAIQRLSPEDRAFWLQPRMLPNLVRAHFLQGALSEEELAQLGGQDVATLNPTTRWEIHNISGRIWVQNASVDVADLLATNGVLHILSQVLLPPRGDLQGGPGLLQQLDLVPAFRLFRELLQRHRLVSQIEAATAYTIFVPTNRSLEAQGNSSSLDADTVQHHVILGEALSMEALQRGGHRNSFLGPAHWLVFYNHSGQLEVNHLPLEGPMLEAPGRSLFGLSGVLTVSSSRCLRSHAEALREKCTNCTRKVRCTQGFQLQNTPRKSCVYRSGFSFSLGCSYTCAKKIQVLDCCSGFFGTLCEPCPGGLGGVCSGHGQCQDRLLGSGECHCNEGFHGTACEMCELGRYGPNCTGVCDCAHGLCQEGLQGDGSCVCNVGWQGLHCDQKIIGPQCPKKCDPNANCIQDLAGASTCVCAAGYSGNGTYCSEVNPCAHSHGGCSPYANCTKVAPGQRTCTCQDGYMGDGELCQEINSCLIRHGGCHIHAECIPIDPLQVSCSCRKGYSGDGIRTCELLDPCSQNNGGCSPYAVCKSTGDGERTCTCDTAHTVGDGFTCRARLSLELLRDKQASFFSLFHVEYKELKGDGPFTVFLPQADLMTNLSQEELARIRAHHQLVFRYHVVGCRRLLSQELLDQGYATALSGHPLRFSEREGNIYLNDFARVVSSDHEAVNGVLHFIDRVLLPPDVLHWEPDTAPIPRRNVTAAAESFGYKIFSGLVKVAGLLPLFRDASHRPLTMLWPTDSALQALPPDRQAWLYHEDHRDKLTAILRGHVIRNIEALASDLPNLGPLRTMHGTPISFSCSRTRPGELMVGEDEARIVQRHLPFQGGLAYGIDQLLEPPGLGARCDLFEKRPLWLKICSICGLEPPCPEGSREQGSPEACWRYYSKFWTSPPLHSLALRSIWGRPSLWGQPQGLGRGCYRNCVTTTWKPSCCPGHYGSECQACPGGPSSPCSNHGVCQDGMSGSGQCRCHSGFAGTACELCVPGAFGPKCQACRCTTHGRCDEGLGGSGSCFCDEGWTGPRCEVQLELQPVCLPPCAPQAMCRVGNSCECSLGYEGDGRVCTVVDLCQDGHGVCSEHANCSQVGTVVTCACLPDYEGDGWSCRARNPCADSHRGGCSEHADCLSIGPNMRRCECHAGYVGDGLQCLEEPEPPVDRCLGQPPPCHVDAVCVDLHFQEKRAGVFHLQATSGPYGLNFSEAEAACGAQGAVLASLPQLSAAQQLGFHLCLVGWLANGSAAHPVVFPAADCGDGQVGVVSKGVRENLSERWDAYCYRVQDVVCGCRDGFVGDGISVCNGKLLDVLAATANFSTFYGMLLGYANATQRGLDFLDFLDDELTYKTLFVPVNEGFVDNMTLTGPDLELHASNTTFLSTNISQGALIPAHSGLSLVISDTGPDNSSRAPVAPGAVVVSCVITWDIVAFNGIIHALASPLLAPPQPQVVLAPEVPPVAAGAGAVVAAGALLGLVAGVLYLRARGKPTGFGFSTFRAESDADDDFSPWQGGTSPTLVSVPNPIFGSHDAFCEPFDDSLLEEDFPDTQRILAVK; encoded by the exons ATGGTGGCACCCCAGGTTCTCTtcctgctctgcctcctggccttCTGCTTGGCAGGCTCCAACTTCGTCAGGGGGCAGAAG GTGCGGTCCAAACGCTGTGACATGAAGACCAAGTTTGTCACTCACATGCCCTGCACCCCGTGCACTGCCGTCAAGAGGCGGGCTTGTCCCCCAGGCTGGCTTCGGGAGACTTCAGAGAGGATATCCGAGAACTGCCG CTACGAGGTGCAGCTGGGGGACTCTTTGGTGTCCATGAGCGGCTGCAGCCCAGAGTGCTGGAAGGATGTGGTGCAGAAGGCCTGCTGCCCTGGCTACTGGGGGTCCCAGTGCTATG AGTGCCCTGGGGGTGCTGAGACCCCATGCAATGGCCACGGGATCTGCCTGGATGGCATAGCCAGGAATGGGACCTGCATGTGCCAG GAAAACTTCAGCGGCTCAGCCTGCCAGGAGTGCCAAGACCCCAACCGGTTTGGGCCTGACTGTCAATCAG TGTGCAGCTGTGTGCATGGTGTGTGCAGCCATGGGCCACGTGGGGATGGAAGCTGCCTGTGCTTTGCTGGTTACactggcccccactgtgaccaaG AGCTGCCGgtctgccaggccctgggctgtcCTCAGAACTCCCAGTGTTCTGCAGAAGCCCCCACCTGCAGGTGCCTGCCAGGCTATACCTGGCAGGGCAGCGAATGCCGAG CTCCCCACCCCTGTAAGCCATCACCCTGCTACCCACTGGCCCAGTGCTCGGTGAGCCCCAATGGGCAGGCTCAGTGTCACTGCCCTGAAAACTACCATGGCGATGGGACGGTGTGTCTGCCTCAGGACCCGTGCACCAGCAACCTGGGTGGCTGCCCCAGCAACTCTACCTTATGTCTGTACCAGAAGCCAGGCAAG GCCTCCTGCTTGTGCCAGCCAGGCCTGGTCAGCATCAACCACAATGCCTCTGCGGGCTGCTTCGCCTTCTGCTTCCCCCACTCCTGTGACCAGTCAGCCACCTGCCAGGTGACCCCTGATGGGAAGACCAG CTGTGTGTGCAAGGAGGGTGAGGTGGGGGATGGGCGTGCCTGCTACGGACACCTGCTCCACGAGGTGCAGAAGGCCAGACAGACAGGCCTGGTATTCCTGCGGCTGAGAGTTGCTGTCGCCATGCTGG ACCAGGGCTGCCGGGAGATCCTCACCACATCGGGCCCGTTCACCGTGCTGGTGCCATCCACCTCCTTCATCTCCTCCACCTTCTctacctcctccctctcttccaggACCATGAAC GCTTCCCTTGCCCAGCAGCTCTGCAGACAGCACATCATCGCAGGGCAGCATGTACTGGAGGACACTGGGGCCCAGAATACACGCAGGTGGTGGACGCTGGCCGGGCAGGAGATCACTGTCACCTTCAACCGCTTTATG AAATACGCCTACAAGTACAAAGACCTGCCCCAGCAGACATTCACCATCCACAGGGCCAACTACATAGCGGCCAATGGAGTCTTCCACGTGGTCACGGACCTGCGGTGGCAGCCTCCATCCGGGCTCCTTGGGGACCCTGGG AGAACTATCGGCCAGATTCTCGCCTCTATGGAGGCCTTCAGCCGGTTTGAAACCATCCTGGAG AACTGTGGGCTGCCCTCCATCCTGGACGGGCCTGGGCCATTCACAGTCTTTGCTCCAAGCAATGAGGCTGTGGACAGCTTGCGTGACGGCCGCCTGATCTACCTCTTCACAGTC GGTCTCTCCAAGCTGCAGGAGTTGGTGAGGTACCACCTCTACAGCCATGGCCGG CTGACCATTGAGAAGCTCATCTCCAAGGGTCGGGTCCTCACCATGGCAAACCAGGTCCTGGCTGTGAATATCTCTGAGGAG GGGCGCATCCTGCTGGGACCTGAGGGGGTCCCGCTGCGGAGAGTGGATGTGCTGGCCGCCAACGGTGTGATCCATATGCTGGAGGGCATCTTGTTGCCCCCGACCATCCTGCCCATCCTGCCCAAGCACTGCAACGAGGAGCAGCACAAGATTGTGGTG GGCTCTTGTGTGGACTGTCAAGTCCTGAACACCAGCACGTGTCCCCCCAACAGCGTGAAGCTG gacctctcccccagggagtgTGTCTACATCCATGACCCTACTGGACTCAATGTTCTGAAGAAGGGTTGTGCTGGCTACTGCAACCAGACCATCACG AAACTTGGATGCTGCAAAGGTTTTTTTGGGCCTGACTGCACACAGTGTCCTGGGGGCTTCTCCAACCCCTGCTACGGCAAAGGCAAT TGCAGTGATGGGGTCCAGGGCAACGGGGCCTGCCACTGCTTCCCAGACTACAAGGGCATCGCCTGTCATATCTGCTCCAGTCCAAACAAGCATGGAGACCAGTGCCAGGAAG ACTGCGGCTGTGTTCATGGTCTATGTGACAATCGTCCAGGCAGTGGGGGTGTGTGCCAGCATGGCACTTGTGCCCCTGGCTTCAGCGGCCGCTTCTGCAATGAGTCCATAGGGAACTGTGAgcccatggggctggcccagcaCTGCCACCAGCATGCCCGCTGCATTAGACAGGGGGGTGTCGCCAG ATGTCTCTGTCTCGATGGCTTCGAGGGCAATGGTTTCTCCTGCACACCCAGCAACCCCTGCTCCCACCCAGACCGTGGTGGCTGCTCAGAGAAC GCTGAGTGTGTCCCTGGGGCCCTGGGCACCCACCACTGTACATGCCACAAAGGCTGGAGTGGCGACGGTCGTGTTTGTGTGGCCATCAATGAGTGTGAGCTGGATACGAGAGGTGGCTGCCATGCCAATGCCCTCTGCAGCTATGTGGGACCCGGGCAG AGCCGGTGCACCTGCAAGCTGGGCTTTGCTGGGGACGGCTACCAGTGCAGTCCCATCGACCCCTGCCGGGCAGGCAATGGTGGCTGCCATGACCTG gcCACCTGCCAGGCAGTGGGGGGAGGTCAGCGGGTCTGCACGTGCCCCTCTGGCTTTGGGGGTGATGGCTTCAGCTGCTATGGAGACATCTCCCGT GAGCTGGAGGCAAATGCCCACTTCTCCGTCTTCTACCAGTGGTTTAAG AGTGCCAGCATCACTCTTCCTGCTGCCAGCAAATTCACAGCTCTGGTGCCCTCTGAGTCTGCCATCCAGAGACTGAGCCCTGAGGACCGAGCCTTCTGGCTGCAGCCAAGGATGCTGCCGAACCTGGTCAG GGCTCATTTTCTCCAGGGTGCTCTCTCCGAGGAAGAGCTGGCCCAGCTGGGTGGGCAGGACGTAGCTACTCTGAATCCTACCACACGATGGGAGATTCACAACATCAGTGGG AGGATCTGGGTGCAGAATGCCAGCGTGGACGTGGCTGACCTCCTTGCCACCAACGGTGTCCTACACATCCTCAGTCAG GTCTTACTACCCCCACGAGGGGACCTGCAGGGCGGGCCAGGGTTGCTCCAGCAGCTGGACTTGGTGCCTGCCTTCCGCCTCTTCCGGGAGCTGCTGCAG CGCCACAGGTTGGTGTCCCAGATTGAGGCTGCCACCGCCTACACCATTTTTGTGCCCACAAACCGCTCCCTGGAGGCTCAGGGCAACAGCAGCAGCCTG gaTGCAGACACAGTGCAACACCACGTGATCCTGGGAGAGGCGCTCTCCATGGAAGCCCTGCAGAGGGGGGGACACCGAAACTCCTTCCTAGGCCCTGCTCACTGGCTCGTCTTCTACAACCACAGCGGCCAG CTTGAGGTGAACCACCTGCCTCTGGAAGGCCCTATGCTGGAGGCCCCTGGACGTTCCCTGTTTGGCCTGTCAGGGGTCCTGACGGTGAGCTCAAGCCGCTGCCTGCGTAGCCACGCCGAGGCCCTGCGG gaGAAATGCACGAACTGCACCCGGAAAGTCCGCTGCACTCAGGGCTTCCAGCTGCAG AACACACCCAGGAAGAGCTGTGTCTACCGATCTGGCTTCTCGTTCTCCCTGGGCTGCTCTTACACATGTGCCAAGAAAATCCAG GTGCTCGACTGCTGTTCCGGCTTCTTTGGCACACTGTGTGAGCCGTGCCCAGGGGGTCTTGGTGGTGTGTGCTCAGGCCACGGGCAGTGCCAGGACAGGCTCCTGGGCAGTGGGGAGTGCCACTGTAATGAGGGCTTCCATGGAACAGCCTGTGAGATGTGTGAGCTGGGCCGCTATGGGCCCAACTGCACTGGAG TGTGTGACTGTGCTCACGGGCTGTGCCAGGAGGGGCTGCAAGGGGACGGAAGCTGTGTCTGTAACGTGGGCTGGCAGGGCCTCCACTGTGACCAGA AAATAATTGGCCCTCAGTGCCCCAAGAAGTGCGACCCCAATGCCAA CTGCATACAGGACTTGGCTGGAGCCTCCACCTGTGTCTGTGCTGCGGGATACTCGGGCAATGGCACCTACTGCTCAG AGGTGAACCCTTGTGCCCATAGCCATGGGGGCTGCTCCCCCTATGCTAACTGCACCAAGGTGGCACCTGGGCAGCGGACATGCACCTGCCAGGATGGCTACATGGGCGACGGGGAACTGTGCCAAG AAATTAACAGCTGTCTCATACGCCACGGAGGGTGCCACATTCACGCCGAGTGCATCCCCATAGACCCCCTGCAG GTCTCCTGCAGCTGCCGCAAGGGTTACAGTGGGGATGGCATCCGGACGTGTGAGCTCCTGGACCCCTGCTCCCAG AACAATGGAGGCTGCAGCCCCTATGCTGTGTGCAAAAGCACGGGGGATGGCGAGAGGACATGCACCTGTGACACAGCCCACACCGTGGGAGACGGCTTCACCTGCCGTGCCCGACTCAGCCTG gagctCCTTCGAGACAAGCAGGCCTCATTCTTCAGCCTTTTCCACGTG GAATACAAGGAGCTCAAGGGTGATGGGCCTTTCACAGTCTTCCTTCCGCAAGCAGATCTAATGACCAATCTGTCGCAG GAAGAGCTGGCCCGGATTCGCGCACATCACCAGCTGGTGTTTCGCTACCACGTGGTCGGCTGCCGGCGGCTGCTGAGCCAGGAGCTGCTGGACCAGGGGTATGCCACGGCGCTCTCGGGGCACCCGCTGCGCTTCAGCGAGAGGGAG GGCAACATATACCTCAATGACTTCGCCCGGGTGGTGAGCAGCGACCACGAGGCTGTGAACGGCGTCCTGCACTTCATCGACCGTGTCCTGCTGCCGCCCGACGTGCTACACTGGGAGCCCGACACTGCCCCGATCCCGCGG AGAAACGTCACGGCCGCCGCCGAAAGCTTCGGTTACAAGATCTTCAGCGGCCTTGTGAAG GTGGCTGGCCTCCTGCCCCTCTTTCGAGATGCATCCCATAGGCCCCTCACAATGCTGTGGCCTACAGACTCTGCCCTGCAAGCCCTGCCTCCCGATCGCCAGGCCTGGTTGTACCATGAGGACCACCGTGACAAGCTGACAGCCATTCTTCGGGGCCATGTGATCCGCAATATTGAG GCCTTAGCATCTGACCTGCCCAACCTGGGCCCACTCCGAACCATGCATGGGACTCCCATCTCCTTCTCCTGCAGCCGCACCCGGCCC GGTGAGCTCATGGTGGGTGAGGATGAGGCCCGCATTGTGCAGCGACACCTGCCCTTTCAGGGTGGCCTGGCTTATGGCATCGACCAGCTGCTGGAGCCACCTGGCCTTGGTGCCCGCTGTGATCTCTTTGAGAAAAGGCCACTGTGGCTG AAGATTTGCAGCATCTGCGGGTTGGAGCCTCCATGTCCTGAGGGATCACGGGAGCAG GGCAGCCCTGAGGCCTGCTGGCGCTACTACTCTAAGTTCTGGACGTCCCCTCCTCTGCACTCCTTGGCACTACGTAGCATCTGGGGCCGGCCCAGCCTCTGGGGGCAGCCCCAAGGTCTGGGCAGGGGCTGCTACCGCAACTGTGTCACCACCACCTGGAAGCCCAGCTGCTGCCCTGGTCACTATGGCAGTGAGTGCCAAG CTTGCCCTGGAGGCCCCAGCAGCCCCTGTAGTAACCATGGTGTGTGCCAGGACGGCATGAGCGGCAGTGGGCAGTGTAGATGTCATTCGGGTTTTGCCGGGACTGCCTGTGAACTCTGTGTGCCTGGTGCCTTTGGACCCAAATGCCAAG CCTGCCGCTGCACCACCCATGGCCGCTGTGATGAGGGCCTTGGGGGCTCTGGCTCCTGCTTCTGTGATGAAGGCTGGACTGGGCCACGCTGTGAGGTGCAGCTGG AGCTGCAGCCTGTGTGTCTGCCACCTTGTGCACCCCAGGCCATGTGCCGTGTGGGCAACAGCTGCGAGTGCAGCCTGGGCTATGAAGGGGATGGCCGTGTGTGCACAG TGGTGGACCTGTGCCAGGATGGGCATGGTGTCTGCAGCGAGCATGCCAACTGCAGCCAGGTAGGCACAGTGGTCACCTGTGCCTGCCTTCCTGACTATGAGGGCGATGGCTGGAGCTGCCGGGCTCGCAACCCCTGCGCAGACAGCCACCGTGGGGGCTGCAGTGAGCATGCTGACTGCCTGAGCATCGGTCCG AACATGCGGCGCTGTGAGTGCCATGCAGGCTACGTGGGTGATGGACTACAGTGTCTGGAGGAGCCCGAGCCACCTGTGGACCGCTGCCTGGGCCAGCCACCACCCTGCCATGTGGACGCTGTGTGTGTGGATCTGCACTTCCAGG AGAAACGGGCTGGTGTCTTCCACCTCCAGGCCACCAGTGGCCCTTATGGCCTGAACTTCTCAGAGGCAGAGGCGGCATGTGGAGCCCAGGGAGCTGTCCTTGCTTCACTCCCTCAGCTCTCTGCTGCCCAGCAG CTGGGCTTCCACCTGTGCCTCGTGGGCTGGCTGGCCAATGGCTCTGCTGCCCACCCCGTCGTTTTTCCTGCGGCAGACTGTGGTGATGGTCAGGTGGGTGTAGTCAGCAAAGGAGTCCGTGAGAACCTCTCGGAGCGCTGGGATGCCTACTGCTACCGAGTGCAAG ACGTGGTCTGCGGATGCCGAGACGGCTTCGTGGGTGATGGGATCAGTGTGTGCAACGGAAAGCTGCTCGATGTGCTGGCTGCCACTGCCAACTTCTCCACCTTTTATGGG ATGCTGCTGGGCTATGCCAATGCCACCCAGAGGGGTCTTGACTTCCTGGACTTCCTAGATGACGAGCTTACCTACAAGACACTCTTTGTCCCTGTCAATGAAGGCTTTGTGGACAACATG ACGCTGACTGGCCCAGACCTGGAGTTACATGCCTCCAACACCACCTTCCTGAGCACCAACATCAGCCAGGGGGCCTTGATCCCTGCCCACTCAGGACTCAGCCTTGTCATCAGTGACACGGGCCCTGACAATAGTTCTAGGGCCCCTGTG GCCCCAGGGGCAGTTGTGGTTAGCTGCGTCATCACGTGGGACATTGTGGCCTTCAATGGCATCATCCATGCTCTGGCCAGCCCCCTGCTGGCACCCCCACAGCCT CAGGTGGTGCTGGCACCTGAAGTCCCACCTGTGGCAGCAGGTGCAGGGGCTGTGGTAGCTGCTGGAGCGCTGCTGGGCCTTGTGGCGGGAGTCCTCTACCTCCGTGCCCGAGGCAAACCCACAGGCTTTGGTTTCTCCACCTTCCGG GCGGAAAGTGATGCTGATGACGACTTCTCCCCATGGCAAGGAGGGACCAGCCCAACCCTGGTCTCTGTCCCCAACCCCATCTTTGGCAGCCACGATGCCTTTTGTGAGCCCTTTGAC GACTCGCTCCTGGAGG